A stretch of Gossypium hirsutum isolate 1008001.06 chromosome A06, Gossypium_hirsutum_v2.1, whole genome shotgun sequence DNA encodes these proteins:
- the LOC107938926 gene encoding proteasome subunit alpha type-1-B has product MFRNQYDTDVTTWSPAGRLFQVEYAMEAVKQGSAAIGLRSKTHVVLGCVNKANSELSSHQKKIFKVDDHIGVAIAGLTADGRVLSRYMRNECINYSFTYDSPLPVGRLVVQLADKAQVCTQRSWKRPYGVGLLVAGLDESGAHLYYNCPSGNYFEYQAFAIGSRSQAAKTYLERRFESFRDTTRDDLVKDALMAIRETLQGETLKSSVCTVAVVGVGEPFHVLDQGTVQQMIDAFEIVAEQEGPAAEPDVDSGQEASAEPEPEQGAAAGEGVAPMDI; this is encoded by the exons ATGTTCAGGAACCAATACGATACCGACGTCACTACATGGAGCCCGGCGGGCCGGTTGTTCCAAGTGGAGTACGCGATGGAGGCCGTGAAACAAGGCTCGGCGGCGATCGGACTCCGATCTAAGACCCATGTTGTTTTGGGTTGCGTTAACAAGGCTAATTCCGAGTTGTCTTCTCACCAGAAGAAGATCTTCAAAGTCGACGACCATATCGGTGTCGCCATAGCCGGTCTCACCGCCGACGGACGCGTCCTATCTCGGTATATGCGGAACGAGTGTATCAACTATAGCTTCACGTACGATTCGCCGCTTCCCGTGGGCCGACTCGTTGTTCAACTCGCCGATAAAGCCCAG GTCTGCACCCAACGTTCTTGGAAACGACCTTATGGTGTTGGTTTGTTGGTGGCTGGCTTGGATGAATCCGGGGCTCATCTCTACTATAACTGCCCAAGTGGAAACTATTTTGAGTACCAAGCTTTTGCCATTGGATCACGCTCGCAAGCTGCAAAAACGTACTTGGAACGCAGGTTTGAGAGCTTTAGAGACACAACACGGGATGATCTGGTCAAGGATGCTCTTATGGCAATAAGGGAGACCCTGCAAGGAGAAACCTTAAAAAGCTCGGTATGTACAGTTGCCGTGGTAGGGGTCGGGGAACCATTCCATGTCTTGGATCAAGGAACCGTACAACAAATGATTGATGCCTTCGAAATTGTGGCAGAGCAAGAAGGTCCTGCTGCTGAACCTGATGTTGATTCAGGACAGGAGGCTTCAGCCGAGCCCGAACCTGAGCAGGGTGCTGCTGCTGGCGAAGGCGTGGCCCCTATGGATATTTGA